From a region of the Rhipicephalus microplus isolate Deutch F79 chromosome X, USDA_Rmic, whole genome shotgun sequence genome:
- the LOC119176830 gene encoding uncharacterized protein F13E9.13, mitochondrial: MKAAEFFQCDGIILTGGATGLPPSTTELQEVKAEATVPVLLGSGITENNVQDFFTADAVIVGSSFKHGNIWSGALNALQVEAFMEKVHTTSNIIIFILTL, translated from the exons ATGAAAGCAGCCGAATTCTTTCAGTGTGATGGCATCATCCTGACTGGAGGTGCAACAGGCCTGCCACCCAGTACCACTGAACTGCAAG AGGTGAAAGCAGAAGCAACAGTGCCCGTGCTACTTGGATCAGGAATCACAGAAAACAACGTTCAAGATTTTTTTACAGCAGATGCAGTGATTGTGGGATCATCATTTAAACATGGAAATATCTGGAGCGGTGCACTGAATGCTCTGCAGGTGGAGGCATTCATGGAAAAGGTGCACACTACGTCAAACATTATCATATTCATCTTGACTCTGTAA